In Oscillatoria sp. FACHB-1406, the DNA window AATTTTGGCGGATTTAAAAAAGTGTTACGAGCGACTGAGTGCAAGCGGTCAAATTGCTCCCTTCCCCATTGGCATTGTAGACGATGCCAGCCGCTTTGTCATCCCTCAAAAACTTTACGGACGGGAGCTAGAATTTCAACGCTTGAATGCGAGGCTCGAGCGGTTCTTTTTGCCTCCACCAGCAACCGCCTTAACGTCACCGCCAGCCTCTCGAGTCCTTGAAAAGCAGTTGCCTCAATTCATTCTCATTAAAGGCGAACCGGGCGCGGGAAAATCTTATTTAGTTAACCAATTTTTTGAGCGCTCTAAACAGCATCAATGTTTTTTTATTGAAGGTAAATTCGAGCAATTGCAACCGAACACGCCTTATGCTTGTTTGATTCAAGCGTTCCGGGTGTCTATCGATAAACTCCTCGCCCAAAACCAAGCAACTTTGGAAAAGTGGAAAGGAGAGTTCGAGCAAGCGTTAGGCGTTCACGGACAATTGATTGTCGATGTCATTCCTGAATTAGAAATGATTATCGGCAAGCAGCGTTCCGTTCCCAGTTTGAAGCCCAACGATAGCCTCAATCGTTTCAACTCCGTTTTTAAAAAATTTGTTCGCGTTTTCGCGCGTCCGGAACATCCCCTCATTCTTTTTCTGGACGATCTTCAATGGGCAGATACTGCTTCGCTGAGTGTAATCCGCGTTCTGTTAAGCGGACTCGATAACCCACATTTTCTCTTACTCGGTACCGTTCGCGATAATGAGGTTCAGGGCGAACATCCGTTGCAAGAAACCCTAGATGGTATTTCAGAAATAGGCGTAAAGATTGAGGAAATCGAACTCTCGCCGTTAAGTTTTGAGTCAACGTTGGAACTGATAGTTGAAACCTTACAGTGCGATCGCGATCGCGCCCGTCCGCTCGCCCAGCTTTGCCAGCAAAAAACCAACGGTAATCCCTTTTTTCTCAATCAAATTCTCAAGTCTTTTTATCAGCAAGGAATTTTTGAGTATAACAGCGATCGCGGAAGTTGGAACTGGAATATCCGACAGATTGAGCAAGTTAATATTTCTGAAAATGTAGTTGAGTTTGTCAGCCAAAAACTTGAGAAGTTTTCAGAGTGTCATAAACAACTTCTGGGGTTAGCAAGCTGTATCGGCAGTCAATTTGACGGAGAAATGCTAGCTGAACTTCAGAACAATTCTCATCTAGATATCGAATACGTTCTTTATAAAAGTTTGCAGGAAGGACTGATTATCGACCTCAAAAAGTTAGGGCGAGTTGGGCTTGGTGGCGAGGAGAGTTCAACAAGTCTATTCTCGGTTTCACAGCGCGTTTATCAATTCTCTCACGACCGAATTCAACAAGTTTGCTCTGCCTTTCTTTCTGAGGAACAACGCTGTGTTAATCATGCAAAGATCGGGCGCTGGTTGCTTGCTAAAAGTAGCGATCGCGAGCTTGAGGAAAAGCTCTTTAAGATTACGCGACACTGGAACGCTGGAGAAGGCGCTCTGACTTCGTTAGAAGACTACAAACAACTGATGCTGCTTAATTACCGCTGCGGGGTAAAAGCGAAAAAATCGACAGCGTTTGCTTCGGCGCGGGATTACTTTGCTCTAGCTTTAACGCACTCGCCTGTTAACAGTTGGAGTGAGGAGCGAGAGCTAACTTTTGTGTTGCATCGCGACTTGGCGGAATGCGAATATTTATGCAATAACTTAGAGCGCGCGGACGAACTTTTACAAGTTGCTTTAAAGCACGCCCAAACTATCTTAGAAGAAGTCGAGCTACAAGAAATTCTCTGCGCTCTTTACAGTCTCCGAGGTCAATATCGAAATATTCTCAAAACAGGGGCGAGCTATCTCGATCGCTTCGGAATTCACATTCCTCTCGATAACCCCGAACTCCTGCAAAAGATGCTTGCGGAATATTTTCAATGGTATCGAGAAGTTTTTGAAAAAATTGAGGTTGTTTCTCTTGCCGATCTACCTGAAATGGTCGATTCGCGCATGAAAGCTTGTGTGGGGTTGCTTAATAATATGACTCCGGCTGCTTATTTTTGCGATCGCCATTTACTAGCTTTAATCGGGCTGAAATTGTTGCAAATCACCTACGAGTACGGCAACGCCAGAAACGTCGCCGATGCTTACGCGGCTTGGGGCGTAGTTCTGAGCGCGCAACTGCAAGAATATAAGGCGGGTTACGAGTTTGGAAAATTAGCCGTCGCGCTCAATAAACGTCAGGAACTTGTCTCTCACTCTTTCAATCTTTTCGGCGCGCTCATTGCTCCTTGGCGACAATCTTTAAAGCAAAATATTCCAATTCTGCGGGCGGCTTTTAAGGCGGGAGCCGAACTGCGAGATTTACAAACTAGCTTTGGTGCTAGCCATCTCATCTCGCAGCGAATTGTTGCTAATGAAGATTTAGAGAGCATCTTAGAAGAAATTAACGAGCATATCGAGTTTTTTCGGAAAACTCACGATCTTGTTTTTCTGGCAACTATTCAAATCAAACAGCATTTTCTGCTCAACTTAAAAGGTCAAACGTTTTCTAAATTCTCGTTGAGTAGCGAAGGATATGACGAGCAACAGGGCTTAGAAATTTGGCAGAAGGCGAACTTTACGCCAGGGATAGCCCAATATTGGATGTACAAAGCGAAAGTTGCGTTTCTTTATGGCGATTACTCGCAAGCCGTAACGATGGGAAAAATGGCGGTGGAACAGGCAATTTTTGTACGAGGGTCAATCCTGCAAGCCGAACCTTATTTCGATTGTGCGTTGAGTATTACCGCCATTTTTAAGGAGTTGCCTTCTGAAGAAAAACCGGAGTATTGGCAATTGCTAGAAACCTGCCATCGTACCTACGAATTATGGGCAGAGAATTGTCCGGATAATTTTCTAAATCGGTTGCTATTAATTGAAGCGGAAATCTGGCGAATTCAAGGGCGCTTAGAGGAGGCAATGGAGCTATACGATCGCGCGATCGCGTCGGCTAAAGATAACGGTTTTTTGCTCAACGAAGCGATCGCTAACGAACTCGCCGCCAAGTTCTGGTTAAATCGTCAGAAGCCTGATTTTGCTCGCTTGTATGCTTGCAAAGCTTACTACATTTATCAGCAGTGGGGGGCGCTCCGCAAAGTGGAAGATTTAGAAGCGCGTTACCCAGAATGGTTTTTGTCCCCGACTGTGCCGCAAAAGGGAGAAATTACGCTGCAAACGCCCTCAAATCACGACAAAACGCCACAGATTTTCGATACAGCGGTGGTCACGCAAGCAGCGCTTGCCATTTCCAGCGAAATCGAAATCGAGAAATTGCTAGAAAAGTTAATGCAATTAGCGATTGAAAATGCTGGGGCGCAGCGCGGTTTTTTAATCGTCGCGGAGGGTCAAGACTGGCGGGTTCAAGCTTCGGGAATTGTCGATCGCGCCCTTAAAATTGAGGTGCTGCAAAACTTAGAAATCGCGAGCGGGGAAATGTTACCGCTCTCGATTTTGCAATACGTGCAACGGACGCGAGAAGATGTGGTTCTCGCCGATGCTCGCCAAGATCCGCGCTATCGCGACGATCCCTATATCCAGCAGGCGCAACCCAAGTCTGTCCTCGTCGCCCCTATCCTCGATCGCGGCAAAGTTAGCGCGATCGTGTATCTTGAAAATAATCATACGACCCATGTTTTCGTGCGCGATCGCGTCGAAGTTATCAAAGTTCTCGCCGCTCAAGCTGCAATTTCCATCGACAAAGCGCGCCTCTACCAAAACCTCGAACAAAAAGTCGCCGAACGCACCGCAGAACTTGCTGCTGCTAACGAAGAAATCACCCTCCTCAACGAACGCCTTGAAAACGAAAATATGCGGATGAGTACCGAACTCGATGTCGCTAAAGCCCTGCAATTTATGGTATTACCAACCGCCGAAGAATTGCAGGCAATTCCTAACTTAGATATTGCTGGTTTTATGGAACCGGCTGATGATGTCGGCGGCGATTACTACGATGTTTGGCAATACGATGGCGGGGTGAAAATTGCGCTGGGAGATGTCACCGGACACGGTTTAGAAAGCGGTGCTATCATGATGATGGTGCAAACCGCCGCCCGCAGTATCCACAACGATGGACAGAGCGATCCGGTGCAATTTATCAACATCCTCAACCGCACCCTCTTTGACAATATCCAGCGCATGAGAGCGGATAAAAGTATGACGCTTATCCTGCTGGATTATCGCGACGGAATGCTACAATTTAGCGGACAGCATGAAGAAGTAATTATCGTGCGCGCCGACGGAACCTTAGAACGATTCGACACGATCGATTTAGGGTTTCCTTTAGCTTTGGAACGGGAAATTAGCAATTTTGTCGGGTCAAATCAAACCCCCTTAAATTCGGGAGATGTCGTGCTGCTTTATAGCGATGGAATAACAGAAGCCTTCGACCTCGAAAATAAAGAATACGGAATTGAGCGCTTGTGCGAAGTGCTGCTCGCCCACCACCGCTGTACCTCCGAAGAGATTTGTCAAGCAATTGTTGAGGATGTGCGGCGATATATCGGCAAACAAAAAGTGTTTGATGATATTACAATGGTGGCAATTAAGGTTAAGGAATGATGCTTTTTAGGGTTAAATCGGAGTTCTTAAACTTTTCGTAACTCCCTCAATCTTTTTGCTTTTCGATCGCGCGACGAATCAAAATAATCGCTCCTCGTACAGAATTGTACTTCGCGGGGATGAGACGCGATCGCAACGTTTCTGAGAGCAAAGGTTCGAGAAACGGCGAAACGCCCCCTAATAAGCTGCACGGTAAAATTTGGCTTCCTTTATTCGCTAAAGCTGCCCCAATTTTATCGATTTCTGCCGCTGCTTGGGTCATTAACGCGATCGCGCGGGAATCTCCTTCTTTGGCTTGTTGGATGACGAACGGCGCGATTTGGGCGAAGTGGGATGATTGCGCTCGATTCGCCCATAGCAACATTCGACTAAAATCGCGATCGAAATGGGCAAAAACCGCCTCCACCAGCGGCGATGCGGGAATCCTCCCATCTTGCCATTGCAGGGTTAATCGTATCGCTTCCAATCCCAGCCAAGCGCCGCTTCCCTCGTCGCCTTGGGGAAAACCCCACCCGCCGATGCGCCAAACTTGTTCTCCTTCGATGCGATAAGCGATAACGCCAGTTCCAATCGAAATTACCTCGCCATCTTCGCCGTCATGCGCGCCGAGACAAGAAGTGTAACCGTCGGATTCTACAACGAGTTGAGTAAAGGGATGGGGCCAATCCAAAAATCGCTGGCGCGCGTCGGGAACCTGCGTTCCAGCCAGTCCGCAACCGACATAATAATCATACGAGTCGGGATCGAGGGGTAAATTCGCCTGTCGTAAGGCTTGCCCCAACGCTCCTAAGATCGATTCCCAC includes these proteins:
- a CDS encoding SpoIIE family protein phosphatase; this encodes MKFLQGYQLTQQIHEGLSTAVYRGIRERDGKLVTLKMSRHEYPNVAVNARLKHEYEILKGLSLKGSIRAYALENDNHRLAIVFENSTGISLRRYCRLKTIDLRLFLKIAIAIVSALQELHHHKIIHRDIKPDNIIIEPQTAQIKLVDFGLAARFSAETNSFENPQAIVGSWPYISPEQTGRINRTVDRRTDYYSLGVTLYEILLKERPFLTNDPLEMVHCHLARQPILPHEKKPSIPLSVSEIVMKLLSKTVESRYQTAFGILADLKKCYERLSASGQIAPFPIGIVDDASRFVIPQKLYGRELEFQRLNARLERFFLPPPATALTSPPASRVLEKQLPQFILIKGEPGAGKSYLVNQFFERSKQHQCFFIEGKFEQLQPNTPYACLIQAFRVSIDKLLAQNQATLEKWKGEFEQALGVHGQLIVDVIPELEMIIGKQRSVPSLKPNDSLNRFNSVFKKFVRVFARPEHPLILFLDDLQWADTASLSVIRVLLSGLDNPHFLLLGTVRDNEVQGEHPLQETLDGISEIGVKIEEIELSPLSFESTLELIVETLQCDRDRARPLAQLCQQKTNGNPFFLNQILKSFYQQGIFEYNSDRGSWNWNIRQIEQVNISENVVEFVSQKLEKFSECHKQLLGLASCIGSQFDGEMLAELQNNSHLDIEYVLYKSLQEGLIIDLKKLGRVGLGGEESSTSLFSVSQRVYQFSHDRIQQVCSAFLSEEQRCVNHAKIGRWLLAKSSDRELEEKLFKITRHWNAGEGALTSLEDYKQLMLLNYRCGVKAKKSTAFASARDYFALALTHSPVNSWSEERELTFVLHRDLAECEYLCNNLERADELLQVALKHAQTILEEVELQEILCALYSLRGQYRNILKTGASYLDRFGIHIPLDNPELLQKMLAEYFQWYREVFEKIEVVSLADLPEMVDSRMKACVGLLNNMTPAAYFCDRHLLALIGLKLLQITYEYGNARNVADAYAAWGVVLSAQLQEYKAGYEFGKLAVALNKRQELVSHSFNLFGALIAPWRQSLKQNIPILRAAFKAGAELRDLQTSFGASHLISQRIVANEDLESILEEINEHIEFFRKTHDLVFLATIQIKQHFLLNLKGQTFSKFSLSSEGYDEQQGLEIWQKANFTPGIAQYWMYKAKVAFLYGDYSQAVTMGKMAVEQAIFVRGSILQAEPYFDCALSITAIFKELPSEEKPEYWQLLETCHRTYELWAENCPDNFLNRLLLIEAEIWRIQGRLEEAMELYDRAIASAKDNGFLLNEAIANELAAKFWLNRQKPDFARLYACKAYYIYQQWGALRKVEDLEARYPEWFLSPTVPQKGEITLQTPSNHDKTPQIFDTAVVTQAALAISSEIEIEKLLEKLMQLAIENAGAQRGFLIVAEGQDWRVQASGIVDRALKIEVLQNLEIASGEMLPLSILQYVQRTREDVVLADARQDPRYRDDPYIQQAQPKSVLVAPILDRGKVSAIVYLENNHTTHVFVRDRVEVIKVLAAQAAISIDKARLYQNLEQKVAERTAELAAANEEITLLNERLENENMRMSTELDVAKALQFMVLPTAEELQAIPNLDIAGFMEPADDVGGDYYDVWQYDGGVKIALGDVTGHGLESGAIMMMVQTAARSIHNDGQSDPVQFINILNRTLFDNIQRMRADKSMTLILLDYRDGMLQFSGQHEEVIIVRADGTLERFDTIDLGFPLALEREISNFVGSNQTPLNSGDVVLLYSDGITEAFDLENKEYGIERLCEVLLAHHRCTSEEICQAIVEDVRRYIGKQKVFDDITMVAIKVKE
- a CDS encoding BadF/BadG/BcrA/BcrD ATPase family protein — encoded protein: MTEKPNLFIGVDGGGTKTLVRLEDSRGNLLGEGKSGTANVRLSVEMTWESILGALGQALRQANLPLDPDSYDYYVGCGLAGTQVPDARQRFLDWPHPFTQLVVESDGYTSCLGAHDGEDGEVISIGTGVIAYRIEGEQVWRIGGWGFPQGDEGSGAWLGLEAIRLTLQWQDGRIPASPLVEAVFAHFDRDFSRMLLWANRAQSSHFAQIAPFVIQQAKEGDSRAIALMTQAAAEIDKIGAALANKGSQILPCSLLGGVSPFLEPLLSETLRSRLIPAKYNSVRGAIILIRRAIEKQKD